A window of the Megalopta genalis isolate 19385.01 chromosome 2, iyMegGena1_principal, whole genome shotgun sequence genome harbors these coding sequences:
- the LOC117219367 gene encoding monocarboxylate transporter 9 isoform X5: MSPKNKTESEYSVEEHARLTSTDGPGDETSPDDEGGSLCEYHDMPPPPDGGYGWVVVFASFMCNMIVDGIAYTFGVFLGEFVRYFDEGKGKTAWVGSLLSGMYLSAGPVVSALTNKYGCRAVCMAGSFLGAAAFILSTFSSSVNMLMLTYGVMGGIGFGLIYLPAVVCVGYYFETKRSLATGIAVCGSGFGTFAFAPLATMLLETYSWKGANLILAGLILNCAVFGALMRPLEYPKPSSVKPLLQRMAEEKRFQMERGSIAGSFFMVQLPDGSMEKRMKMPINVDPGVHSSFNLDQLVPGTPLTPVPTVPTLPTISEVKVQEHSSSGATSNSGSMDLKTISSKSRSKRNIDDTKDSEKSESEFKPVIPRNASQPAFTTHVQGLPKNGSVPFFDRIRKTSTGERYKPSLSAIKNSRTTLSSNGDIRKSLHLRLSTNSVMGSRNNNAEVDDGESITFTTSKSSIPKEKPQIIRPLSRKDIFYSGSVVNLPEYQSQKSLANYRQSVISLSKSVRGDLKDTDVEKAAQQSLCPCLVLPDSFKEALGTMMDVSLLKNPVFLLIGISNVFGMAGLYVPFVYLVDAAVLDGIERNSASFLLSIIGITNTVGRVACGFIADFPQVDSLLLNNICLIISTISVAATPFCESYAAYIVMSIFFGIAISGYISLTSIILVDLLGLDKLTNAFGLLILFRGAAAIIGSPLAGAVYDATHSYRIPFFMAGFFFFLSTITSFMAPAMKRCTVPQTPPPMIDTLTPIDEDVEEENEDDIPEIVETAPSPQEPPEKEIKQIESVL; the protein is encoded by the exons ACGGAAAGCGAATACTCTGTGGAAGAGCATGCAAGATTAACAAGTACTGATGGACCAGGCGATGAAACATCTCCAGACGATGAAGGGGGTTCGCTGTGTGAATACCATGACATGCCACCACCACCTGATGGTGGCTATGGCTGGGTCGTGGTATTTGCATCCTTCATGTGTAACATGATAGTGGATGGTATTGCCTATACATTTGGTGTTTTCCTGGGAGAATTTGTTAGATATTTTGATGAAGGGAAAGGCAAGACTGCATGGGTTGGTTCATTGTTATCCGGCATGTATCTTAGTGCTG GACCTGTTGTCAGTGctttaacaaataaatatggCTGTAGAGCAGTATGTATGGCTGGAAGTTTTTTAGGTGCAGCGGCATTTATACTTTCAACATTTTCATCCAGTGTAAATATGCTTATGTTGACTTATGGTGTTATGGGAG GAATTGGATTTGGTCTAATATATTTACCAGCAGTAGTTTGCGTGGGCTACTATTTCGAAACCAAAAGATCTCTAGCTACAGGCATTGCTGTATGTGGATCAGGGTTTGGCACATTCGCGTTTGCACCTCTTGCAACAATGCTATTAGAAACATATAGTTGGAAAGGAGCAAACTTAATTCTTGCTGGCCTTATTTTAAACTGTGCC GTGTTTGGTGCGTTGATGAGGCCATTAGAATATCCGAAACCATCGTCCGTCAAGCCATTGTTGCAAAGAATGGCGGAAGAAAAGAGATTCCAAATGGAGCGTGGCAGTATCGCCGGTTCCTTTTTCATGGTTCAACTGCCGGATGGATCCATGGAGAAAAGAATGAAGATGCCTATTAACGTTGATCCCGGCGTTCACTCCAGTTTCAATCTAGATCAATTAGTGCCGG GAACTCCTTTAACACCAGTTCCAACGGTACCGACCCTCCCCACTATATCGGAGGTCAAAGTACAAGAGCACTCCTCCAGCGGGGCGACCAGCAATAGTGgcagcatggacttgaagactATTTCCTCCAAGTCGAGAAGTAAAAGAAACATCGATGATACCAAAGATTCGGAAAAGTCTGAGAGCGAGttcaagccagttatccctagGAACGCTTCGCAGCCTGCTTTCACAACTCACGTTCAAGGCTTACCCAAAAATGGATCCGTGCCCTTCTTCGATAGAATCCGTAAAACCAGTACGGGTGAGAGGTACAAGCCGAGTCTCAGTGCGATTAAGAACTCCAGAACTACGTTGAGTTCGAATGGCGATATTAGAAAAAGTTTACACCTGAGACTCTCAACGAACAGTGTAATGGGCTCACGAAATAATAATGCAGAAGTGGAT GATGGCGAgagcattacttttacgacaagcAAATCTAGTATTCCAAAGGAAAAGCCGCAGATTATTCGACCTTTGTCCAGAAAGGACATTTTTTACAGTGGAAGTGTAGTTAATTTACCAGAATATCAGAGCCAAAAATCGCTCGCAAATTACCGTCAAAGTGTGATTTCTTTATCAAAATCTGTCCGTGGTGACCTTAAAGATACCGACGTCGAGAAAGCTGCTCAGC AATCATTATGTCCCTGCTTGGTATTGCCTGACTCGTTTAAAGAGGCTTTGGGTACAATGATGGACGTTTCTCTACTAAAGAATCCAGTATTTCTTTTGATCGGTATCAGCAACGTATTCGGAATGGCTGGTCTCTATGTTCCCTTCGTGTACTTAGTAGATGCTGCAGTGTTAGAC ggAATCGAAAGGAATTCAGCGTCGTTTCTACTGTCCATTATCGGTATAACAAACACTGTAGGTCGAGTAGCTTGTGGGTTCATCGCAGACTTTCCGCAAGTGGATTCTTTACtattgaataatatttgttTAATTATATCAACGATCTCGGTAGCTGCTACACCATTTTGTGAATCTTATGCGGCTTACATTGTCATGAGCATCTTCTTCGGTATAGCTATAT CTGGATACATTTCTTTGACATCAATCATCCTGGTTGACCTGTTGGGGTTGGACAAGCTAACGAATGCATTCGGCcttctaattttattcagaGGAGCTGCCGCTATCATTGGTTCACCTTTAGCAGGCGCCGTTTACGACGCGACGCATAGTTACCGTATTCCATTCTTCATGGCAggattcttcttctttttaagCACTATCACCAGTTTCATGGCTCCAGCGATGAAACGGTGCACTGTGCCGCAG ACTCCACCTCCGATGATAGATACATTGACTCCGATCGACGAAGATGTCGAGGAAGAGAATGAGGACGATATCCCCGAGATCGTGGAAACTGCGCCGTCACCGCAAGAACCACCCGAGAAAGAAATTAAGCAAATAGAGTCTGTTTTATAA
- the LOC117219367 gene encoding monocarboxylate transporter 9 isoform X4, which yields MACAEIFTTESEYSVEEHARLTSTDGPGDETSPDDEGGSLCEYHDMPPPPDGGYGWVVVFASFMCNMIVDGIAYTFGVFLGEFVRYFDEGKGKTAWVGSLLSGMYLSAGPVVSALTNKYGCRAVCMAGSFLGAAAFILSTFSSSVNMLMLTYGVMGGIGFGLIYLPAVVCVGYYFETKRSLATGIAVCGSGFGTFAFAPLATMLLETYSWKGANLILAGLILNCAVFGALMRPLEYPKPSSVKPLLQRMAEEKRFQMERGSIAGSFFMVQLPDGSMEKRMKMPINVDPGVHSSFNLDQLVPGTPLTPVPTVPTLPTISEVKVQEHSSSGATSNSGSMDLKTISSKSRSKRNIDDTKDSEKSESEFKPVIPRNASQPAFTTHVQGLPKNGSVPFFDRIRKTSTGERYKPSLSAIKNSRTTLSSNGDIRKSLHLRLSTNSVMGSRNNNAEVDDGESITFTTSKSSIPKEKPQIIRPLSRKDIFYSGSVVNLPEYQSQKSLANYRQSVISLSKSVRGDLKDTDVEKAAQQSLCPCLVLPDSFKEALGTMMDVSLLKNPVFLLIGISNVFGMAGLYVPFVYLVDAAVLDGIERNSASFLLSIIGITNTVGRVACGFIADFPQVDSLLLNNICLIISTISVAATPFCESYAAYIVMSIFFGIAISGYISLTSIILVDLLGLDKLTNAFGLLILFRGAAAIIGSPLAGAVYDATHSYRIPFFMAGFFFFLSTITSFMAPAMKRCTVPQTPPPMIDTLTPIDEDVEEENEDDIPEIVETAPSPQEPPEKEIKQIESVL from the exons ACGGAAAGCGAATACTCTGTGGAAGAGCATGCAAGATTAACAAGTACTGATGGACCAGGCGATGAAACATCTCCAGACGATGAAGGGGGTTCGCTGTGTGAATACCATGACATGCCACCACCACCTGATGGTGGCTATGGCTGGGTCGTGGTATTTGCATCCTTCATGTGTAACATGATAGTGGATGGTATTGCCTATACATTTGGTGTTTTCCTGGGAGAATTTGTTAGATATTTTGATGAAGGGAAAGGCAAGACTGCATGGGTTGGTTCATTGTTATCCGGCATGTATCTTAGTGCTG GACCTGTTGTCAGTGctttaacaaataaatatggCTGTAGAGCAGTATGTATGGCTGGAAGTTTTTTAGGTGCAGCGGCATTTATACTTTCAACATTTTCATCCAGTGTAAATATGCTTATGTTGACTTATGGTGTTATGGGAG GAATTGGATTTGGTCTAATATATTTACCAGCAGTAGTTTGCGTGGGCTACTATTTCGAAACCAAAAGATCTCTAGCTACAGGCATTGCTGTATGTGGATCAGGGTTTGGCACATTCGCGTTTGCACCTCTTGCAACAATGCTATTAGAAACATATAGTTGGAAAGGAGCAAACTTAATTCTTGCTGGCCTTATTTTAAACTGTGCC GTGTTTGGTGCGTTGATGAGGCCATTAGAATATCCGAAACCATCGTCCGTCAAGCCATTGTTGCAAAGAATGGCGGAAGAAAAGAGATTCCAAATGGAGCGTGGCAGTATCGCCGGTTCCTTTTTCATGGTTCAACTGCCGGATGGATCCATGGAGAAAAGAATGAAGATGCCTATTAACGTTGATCCCGGCGTTCACTCCAGTTTCAATCTAGATCAATTAGTGCCGG GAACTCCTTTAACACCAGTTCCAACGGTACCGACCCTCCCCACTATATCGGAGGTCAAAGTACAAGAGCACTCCTCCAGCGGGGCGACCAGCAATAGTGgcagcatggacttgaagactATTTCCTCCAAGTCGAGAAGTAAAAGAAACATCGATGATACCAAAGATTCGGAAAAGTCTGAGAGCGAGttcaagccagttatccctagGAACGCTTCGCAGCCTGCTTTCACAACTCACGTTCAAGGCTTACCCAAAAATGGATCCGTGCCCTTCTTCGATAGAATCCGTAAAACCAGTACGGGTGAGAGGTACAAGCCGAGTCTCAGTGCGATTAAGAACTCCAGAACTACGTTGAGTTCGAATGGCGATATTAGAAAAAGTTTACACCTGAGACTCTCAACGAACAGTGTAATGGGCTCACGAAATAATAATGCAGAAGTGGAT GATGGCGAgagcattacttttacgacaagcAAATCTAGTATTCCAAAGGAAAAGCCGCAGATTATTCGACCTTTGTCCAGAAAGGACATTTTTTACAGTGGAAGTGTAGTTAATTTACCAGAATATCAGAGCCAAAAATCGCTCGCAAATTACCGTCAAAGTGTGATTTCTTTATCAAAATCTGTCCGTGGTGACCTTAAAGATACCGACGTCGAGAAAGCTGCTCAGC AATCATTATGTCCCTGCTTGGTATTGCCTGACTCGTTTAAAGAGGCTTTGGGTACAATGATGGACGTTTCTCTACTAAAGAATCCAGTATTTCTTTTGATCGGTATCAGCAACGTATTCGGAATGGCTGGTCTCTATGTTCCCTTCGTGTACTTAGTAGATGCTGCAGTGTTAGAC ggAATCGAAAGGAATTCAGCGTCGTTTCTACTGTCCATTATCGGTATAACAAACACTGTAGGTCGAGTAGCTTGTGGGTTCATCGCAGACTTTCCGCAAGTGGATTCTTTACtattgaataatatttgttTAATTATATCAACGATCTCGGTAGCTGCTACACCATTTTGTGAATCTTATGCGGCTTACATTGTCATGAGCATCTTCTTCGGTATAGCTATAT CTGGATACATTTCTTTGACATCAATCATCCTGGTTGACCTGTTGGGGTTGGACAAGCTAACGAATGCATTCGGCcttctaattttattcagaGGAGCTGCCGCTATCATTGGTTCACCTTTAGCAGGCGCCGTTTACGACGCGACGCATAGTTACCGTATTCCATTCTTCATGGCAggattcttcttctttttaagCACTATCACCAGTTTCATGGCTCCAGCGATGAAACGGTGCACTGTGCCGCAG ACTCCACCTCCGATGATAGATACATTGACTCCGATCGACGAAGATGTCGAGGAAGAGAATGAGGACGATATCCCCGAGATCGTGGAAACTGCGCCGTCACCGCAAGAACCACCCGAGAAAGAAATTAAGCAAATAGAGTCTGTTTTATAA